In Mucilaginibacter inviolabilis, a genomic segment contains:
- a CDS encoding YciI family protein, with the protein MKDFVLIFRLNNPDFKPSPEQMQERMNWLAGIAAQNKLADKGNTLSVGNAKTVKGSDLVTDGPYTEIKEFVSGYIIVKTETIDEAVEFAKSNPIFKIGGSIEVREVLVHRP; encoded by the coding sequence ATGAAAGACTTCGTATTAATTTTCAGACTTAACAATCCTGATTTTAAACCATCGCCCGAACAAATGCAGGAAAGAATGAATTGGCTGGCGGGTATTGCAGCCCAAAACAAGCTAGCTGATAAAGGCAATACCCTTTCTGTCGGCAACGCCAAAACGGTGAAGGGCAGCGATCTAGTAACCGACGGTCCTTATACCGAGATTAAGGAGTTTGTAAGCGGTTATATCATTGTAAAAACCGAAACCATTGATGAGGCCGTAGAATTTGCCAAAAGTAACCCTATATTTAAAATAGGTGGTAGTATAGAAGTAAGGGAAGTACTGGTGCACAGGCCCTGA